The proteins below come from a single Hemitrygon akajei chromosome 2, sHemAka1.3, whole genome shotgun sequence genomic window:
- the LOC140741439 gene encoding spindlin-Z-like, which yields MKTPFGKRSSQRLSIDAAGLPGVSGNMMKKKSNHRKHRSNVGPSKTVTHSRRNIVGCRIEHGWKEQGGITQWKGTVLDQVPVNPALYLIKYDGFDCVYGLELHKDERVLGFRVLPDRVSASRISDVDLAEMMIGKAVEHMFEKDDDGAKDEWRGMVLARAPIMNTWFYITYEKDPVLYMYQLLEDYKEGDLRIMPDSNNDSPPAEREPGEVVDSLVGKQVEYAKEDGSKRTGMVIHQVEAKPSVYFIKFDDDFHIYVYDLVKTS from the exons GTCTTCCTGGTGTGTCTGGTAATATGATGAAGAAGAAAAGTAATCACAG GAAACATCGTAGCAATGTGGGGCCAAGCAAAACTGTAACTCATTCACGGCGAAATATCGTGGGTTGCAGAATTGAACATGGGTGGAAAGAACAAGGCGGAATTACACAATGGAAAGGCACAGTTTTGGATCAGGTTCCAGTAAATCCGGCACTTTACCTTATCAAATACGATGGATTCGACTGTGTATATGGACTTGAACTTCACAAAGATGAGAGGGTGTTAGGATTTCGGGTCCTCCCAGATAGAGTTT ccGCTTCTCGAATCAGTGATGTAGATCTGGCAGAAATGATGATAGGCAAAGCAGTTGAGCACATGTTTGAGAAAGATGATGATGGGGCTAAAGATGAATGGCGGGGAATGGTGCTGGCACGTGCTCCAATCATGAATACGTGGTTTTATATCACCTATGAAAAGGATCCCGTCTTGTACATGTACCAGCTTTTAGAAGACTACAAAGAAGGAGATTTACGAATTATGCCTGACTCAA ATAACGATTCTCCACCAGCTGAGAGAGAACCAGGAGAAGTAGTAGACAGCTTGGTGGGTAAACAAGTGGAAtacgccaaagaagatggctcaAAGAGGACTGGCATGGTCATCCACCAAGTAGAAGCCAAACCATCAGTGTATTTTATCAAATTTGATGATGATTTTCACATTTATGTTTACGATTTAGTAAAAACTTCTTAG